One Ictalurus punctatus breed USDA103 chromosome 21, Coco_2.0, whole genome shotgun sequence genomic window carries:
- the lima1b gene encoding LIM domain and actin-binding protein 1 isoform X1 — protein MESAPFSRKQWSSQSLRITARELSLVSTRGKHNAIAERFSKYQKAAEEINADKKKMPAESLPSAVRSGNLSVLKKRWEEKRQNAPAGTTPIPPAEPRPPTRSQSFRPVKVPEEKKAEVEEVMETKQEMKQEMKQEMMKEIKQEMKQEKMQEMMTEMKQEKTQEMKQEKMQEMKQEMKQETKQETKQEKVVEVEDKVEEEQKKEMEGSSLSNSEKPSVALNSLKMMFEKGETKARRINSTSEDSDIRPADRGLASLERSKSLRVRMAKYQAAVSKQETNSPQSSAEIEVKSSAVDMKENAPPSGGEQTEKENATSESMSTKPNGVLADTGSSSTAASEPETNDTPKFVRGQKFRATVRETCVACHKTVYPLEKLVANQQTFHSSCFRCTHCNTKLSLVNFACLHGNIYCKPHFNQLFKSKGNYDEGFGHRPHKELWTARGDNEENEESEKPKPASPDPIPVTPPSSEKVLDQRSTVEEIPIAKVTDLATSLETKTQPPVKEAEKPAASVEKKKLKIAWPPRTEGSNSALERGKSPVRVFKLKWPPEEEVQSNLESTERVELKYLRRSASLKERSRPFSVAPRLESTNQEQPHPLKTTLVRSGSMELRSTSKIQIVQNEKGDDSSEARKSSESDHKALNSSEAEVPPKQEEKTKIPQSILKRSQSNNQREAFEDQMEAEEKPKKTLELKKTSPPQAAENNRTSQDVGFWDGEEAEESLTMEEVIKRNRCYEDEDEEFAEV, from the exons ATGGAGTCAGCGCCGTTCAGTAGGAAGCAGTGGTCGTCTCAGTCGTTACGCATCACAGCCAGGGAGCTGTCGCTGGTCAGCACTCGAGGGAAACACAACGCCATCGCTGAACGCTTCTCCAA ATATCAGAAAGCTGCAGAGGAAATAAATGCTGACAAGAAAAAAATG CCGGCCGAGAGCCTGCCGTCTGCGGTCCGCTCAGGGAACCTGAGCGTGTTGAAGAAGCGCTGGGAGGAGAAGCGGCAAAACGCACCGGCTGGGACCACGCCCATCCCTCCAGCTGAACCTCGACCTCCGACTCGCTCCCAAAGCTTCAGACCTGTGAAGGTTCCGGAAGAGAAGAAGGCTGAGGTGGAGGAAGTGATGGAGACGAAGCAGGAGATGAAGCAGGAGATGAAGCAGGAGATGATGAAGGAGATTAAGCAGGAGATGAAGCAGGAGAAGATGCAGGAGATGATGACGGAGATGAAGCAGGAGAAGACGCAGGAGATGAAGCAGGAGAAAATGCAGGAGATGAAACAAGAGATGAAGCAAGAGACGAAACAGGAGACGAAACAGGAGAAGGTGGTGGAGGTAGAAGACAAGGTGGAGGAAGAGCAGAAGAAGGAAATGGAGGGGAGTTCACTGTCCAACTCGGAGAAACCAAGCGTCGCTCTCAACAGCCTCAAGATGATGTTCGAGAAAGGAGAAACCAag GCTCGACGCATAAACAGCACTTCAGAAGACTCGGATATTCGACCAGCAGACAGAG GTTTGGCGTCTCTGGAGCGATCCAAATCTCTGAGGGTCAGAATGGCAAAGTATCAGGCTGCCGTGTCCAAACAAGAGACCAACAGTCCTCAGAGCTCG GCTGAGATCGAGGTCAAAAGTTCAGCAGTGGATATGAAGGAAAATGCGCCTCCTAGTGGTGGAGAACAGACTGAGAAAGAG AATGCAACTTCAGAGTCGATGAGCACTAAACCCAATG GTGTGTTAGCTGATACAGGAAGTTCGAGCACTGCAGCATCTGAGCCAGAAACCAACGACACGCCCAAATTTGTCCGG GGGCAGAAGTTTCGTGCTACTGTGAGAGAAACTTGCGTTGCTTGCCATAAGACTGTTTACCCGCTGGAGAAACTGGTGGCCAATCAACAAACCTTCCACAGCTCCTGTTTCCGCTGCACTCACTGCAACACCAAGCTCAG cTTGGTCAACTTCGCCTGCCTGCATGGTAACATCTACTGCAAACCTCACTTCAACCAGCTCTTCAAGTCCAAAGGGAACTACGACGAGGGTTTCGGACACAGGCCTCATAAGGAACTGTGGACGGCCCGAGGTGACAACGAGGAGAATGAAGAGTCTGAAAAGCCAAAACCCGCTTCACCTGACCCCATCCCAGTTACACCACCCAGTTCAGAAAAAGTCTTGGATCAACGTTCCACAGTTGAAGAAATTCCGATAGCGAAAGTCACAGATCTTGCAACATCTCTGGAGACCAAAACTCAGCCACCAGTTAAAGAAGCGGAGAAACCTGCAGCttctgtggagaaaaaaaaattgaaaatcgCTTGGCCACCACGTACTGAAGGTTCCAATTCTGCTCTCGAAAGAGGAAAAAGCCCGGTTAGAGTTTTCAAGCTAAAATGGCCACCAGAGGAAGAGGTCCAATCCAATCTGGAGAGCACAGAGCGAGTGGAGTTGAAGTATCTGAGACGCAGTGCATCTCTCAAAGAGCGAAGTCGACCTTTTTCCGTGGCACCTCGCCTGGAATCCACTAATCAGGAGCAACCACACCCCCTCAAGACCACTTTGGTGAGGTCTGGCTCTATGGAGCTCCGTTCAACTTCAAAAATTCAGATTGTCCAGAACGAGAAAGGTGATGACAGCTCAGAAGCAAGAAAGTCCTCAGAGTCAGACCACAAGGCTTTAAATAGCAGTGAGGCGGAGGTTCCTCCAAAGCAAGAGGAGAAAACCAAAATCCCACAATCAATCCTGAAACGGTCACAATCAAACAATCAAAGGGAGGCTTTTGAGGACCAGATGGAGGCTGAggagaaaccaaaaaaaaccctggaacTTAAGAAAACATCACCTCCCCAAGCTGCGGAGAACAACAGGACGTCTCAGGATGTCGGTTTCTGGGAcggagaagaagcagaagaatcCCTCACCATGGAGGAGGTGATCAAGAGGAACCGATGctatgaagatgaagatgaagaattTGCTGAAGTTTGA
- the lima1b gene encoding LIM domain and actin-binding protein 1 isoform X2 yields the protein METKQEMKQEMKQEMMKEIKQEMKQEKMQEMMTEMKQEKTQEMKQEKMQEMKQEMKQETKQETKQEKVVEVEDKVEEEQKKEMEGSSLSNSEKPSVALNSLKMMFEKGETKARRINSTSEDSDIRPADRGLASLERSKSLRVRMAKYQAAVSKQETNSPQSSAEIEVKSSAVDMKENAPPSGGEQTEKENATSESMSTKPNGVLADTGSSSTAASEPETNDTPKFVRGQKFRATVRETCVACHKTVYPLEKLVANQQTFHSSCFRCTHCNTKLSLVNFACLHGNIYCKPHFNQLFKSKGNYDEGFGHRPHKELWTARGDNEENEESEKPKPASPDPIPVTPPSSEKVLDQRSTVEEIPIAKVTDLATSLETKTQPPVKEAEKPAASVEKKKLKIAWPPRTEGSNSALERGKSPVRVFKLKWPPEEEVQSNLESTERVELKYLRRSASLKERSRPFSVAPRLESTNQEQPHPLKTTLVRSGSMELRSTSKIQIVQNEKGDDSSEARKSSESDHKALNSSEAEVPPKQEEKTKIPQSILKRSQSNNQREAFEDQMEAEEKPKKTLELKKTSPPQAAENNRTSQDVGFWDGEEAEESLTMEEVIKRNRCYEDEDEEFAEV from the exons ATGGAGACGAAGCAGGAGATGAAGCAGGAGATGAAGCAGGAGATGATGAAGGAGATTAAGCAGGAGATGAAGCAGGAGAAGATGCAGGAGATGATGACGGAGATGAAGCAGGAGAAGACGCAGGAGATGAAGCAGGAGAAAATGCAGGAGATGAAACAAGAGATGAAGCAAGAGACGAAACAGGAGACGAAACAGGAGAAGGTGGTGGAGGTAGAAGACAAGGTGGAGGAAGAGCAGAAGAAGGAAATGGAGGGGAGTTCACTGTCCAACTCGGAGAAACCAAGCGTCGCTCTCAACAGCCTCAAGATGATGTTCGAGAAAGGAGAAACCAag GCTCGACGCATAAACAGCACTTCAGAAGACTCGGATATTCGACCAGCAGACAGAG GTTTGGCGTCTCTGGAGCGATCCAAATCTCTGAGGGTCAGAATGGCAAAGTATCAGGCTGCCGTGTCCAAACAAGAGACCAACAGTCCTCAGAGCTCG GCTGAGATCGAGGTCAAAAGTTCAGCAGTGGATATGAAGGAAAATGCGCCTCCTAGTGGTGGAGAACAGACTGAGAAAGAG AATGCAACTTCAGAGTCGATGAGCACTAAACCCAATG GTGTGTTAGCTGATACAGGAAGTTCGAGCACTGCAGCATCTGAGCCAGAAACCAACGACACGCCCAAATTTGTCCGG GGGCAGAAGTTTCGTGCTACTGTGAGAGAAACTTGCGTTGCTTGCCATAAGACTGTTTACCCGCTGGAGAAACTGGTGGCCAATCAACAAACCTTCCACAGCTCCTGTTTCCGCTGCACTCACTGCAACACCAAGCTCAG cTTGGTCAACTTCGCCTGCCTGCATGGTAACATCTACTGCAAACCTCACTTCAACCAGCTCTTCAAGTCCAAAGGGAACTACGACGAGGGTTTCGGACACAGGCCTCATAAGGAACTGTGGACGGCCCGAGGTGACAACGAGGAGAATGAAGAGTCTGAAAAGCCAAAACCCGCTTCACCTGACCCCATCCCAGTTACACCACCCAGTTCAGAAAAAGTCTTGGATCAACGTTCCACAGTTGAAGAAATTCCGATAGCGAAAGTCACAGATCTTGCAACATCTCTGGAGACCAAAACTCAGCCACCAGTTAAAGAAGCGGAGAAACCTGCAGCttctgtggagaaaaaaaaattgaaaatcgCTTGGCCACCACGTACTGAAGGTTCCAATTCTGCTCTCGAAAGAGGAAAAAGCCCGGTTAGAGTTTTCAAGCTAAAATGGCCACCAGAGGAAGAGGTCCAATCCAATCTGGAGAGCACAGAGCGAGTGGAGTTGAAGTATCTGAGACGCAGTGCATCTCTCAAAGAGCGAAGTCGACCTTTTTCCGTGGCACCTCGCCTGGAATCCACTAATCAGGAGCAACCACACCCCCTCAAGACCACTTTGGTGAGGTCTGGCTCTATGGAGCTCCGTTCAACTTCAAAAATTCAGATTGTCCAGAACGAGAAAGGTGATGACAGCTCAGAAGCAAGAAAGTCCTCAGAGTCAGACCACAAGGCTTTAAATAGCAGTGAGGCGGAGGTTCCTCCAAAGCAAGAGGAGAAAACCAAAATCCCACAATCAATCCTGAAACGGTCACAATCAAACAATCAAAGGGAGGCTTTTGAGGACCAGATGGAGGCTGAggagaaaccaaaaaaaaccctggaacTTAAGAAAACATCACCTCCCCAAGCTGCGGAGAACAACAGGACGTCTCAGGATGTCGGTTTCTGGGAcggagaagaagcagaagaatcCCTCACCATGGAGGAGGTGATCAAGAGGAACCGATGctatgaagatgaagatgaagaattTGCTGAAGTTTGA